From the genome of Trypanosoma brucei brucei TREU927 chromosome 11 chr11_scaffold01 genomic scaffold, whole genome shotgun sequence:
ACAATATAACCTCAATAAATTTATGTATGTACATGTATACCAAACAGCAAACCTCATAAAGAAAGTTTCCCTGTCAGCTGAACGTGTACAACAACTCgcaaaaagggaaactacACACTGTCAACGGTGTCATCACCCATcgccggaaaaaaaaaattacaccATTAGTAGGGAAAATAATCGAAAATGGGAGTGTGGGAGGGGAAGCCGGGGCAAAACGAAGACActagtagaaaaaaaacacataccCCAACTACAACACAAATTATAACCAACAACAGCATGAGTTGAAGTGATACCGACAGCCCAACCAAGCATCCGTAAATATATCTATTAAACAACTGTGTCAACCCCTCACAGTTCTCCCCTCTTGTTCACCTTGAGCAAGTTATGCCACATGTTGTGAGACTCATCAATCACCTTCATTGCGTATTCCTTGTCCTTGAATTCACCATCGAAAGCAAAATGGCTCGCTTCACCACCCTGACAAATCTTGTACACACGGAACCACTCACGGATGGCATCAAGACATCCAGGAAGGAACTTCGGTACGTCATGGATGTCTCTCAAGAAGTGACATATAGGATCGCTGTGGGATATGCAAACAACTTTCCAATCCATTTCGCCCTCGTCAATCATTCCAAGCACACCTAGCACTTTTACTGCACTCACCTGACCGACTTTGAATTGCGTCATCCCGATCTCAACAGCATCTACGGGGTCATTGTCACCAGTCACACCAGCCTCGAATAACACCTCTGTGCTCTCCCATGTCTGTGGAAACGCACCATAGTTCCACATCATATCACCATGCTTGTAGAACCGAGGTACGCCATTCTTGATATCCTGCTTTATGGGATTAAATGACTCTCCAGTCGCGATCTCAAACTTTGCGCGCGTCCACTTAGGGATCTCACAGATGAAATTGTAGCGATTCATTGGTGTCGCCTCGGGCTTTGTTCGCACAAGATCACGTACATACAGCGGGATGTCATGCCACGGCGATACCTGCCGCTCCCTACCGGTTTCCAAATCCCTGAAGAAGTACAGTACGCGGTAGCTGGGTGTGTACATTTCACCTTTCTCGTGCACAACCAACTGCTGCTGGTGATACGGCATGGAGAAATCGGCAGACACCATCGAGAAACATTTCGTCCTGGAATGTACAGGATGGGAACACCACCACGCCCAAAACTTCTCAAATGTCACGTGACCATCGATAGCATTGATTTCAGCTTTCATGGCCTTCACATCCCCATCGCTCATGTTACGGCCCAAGTACCTGCATACCTCTTCCACTTTGTCAGGCGTGAGGTAGCCAAGATGCGTCACATCGAATGCTGAGAATAATCGACTCATGATCTTTTTGATCATTGGTTGAGTGAAATCATCCTTGTCGTAGGCGGCAAGATCCAGTTCGCTCACCTTCCGGTCAACCGCCTCCTGAATAGGCTCTGCGACGTCGGCCTCAGAACCCCTGCCGGTACTTATGTTGGTACCATGCAATGCCGAGACAGGCAGCCCCGCCACTTCGGCAGAAGCCAAATCTTGGGGAGACGTTCGATCACTGCGCGAATCCACACCGTGTGTGTTGTTCATATCTACAGTTGGCACTTTAAAAGgcggaagagggaaagcaatTGATTAAAACACAAAGTACATAGAAACAACGACATATTCCGGCGTGATAATTGTATCGCATACCAACTTCTTCCACTCCAAAATACTCGCAGCTTAGACACTCAAATGCTTTGCTTAGCGATGCTTAACGCTGCCTGCATGCGCGCCAGAGTTCTTCTTCTGCTGTCGACCTCACTGGCTAGATACGCACGCAATGCAACTCGAGCACACTGTAAGTTTTTTGCGCGAATTTCACTCTGCAGCAGTGCCACATGGCGGCCAAGTGCAATAACTTTCTGTTGAGTCGCAAAGGAAGCGGTGACAGCGCTATCCTCATCCACCGGCGTAGTTGTTACCTCGACAACTTGCACAAAGAGTTCTCTGAGCTCCCTTGTTCTCTCCAGAAGTTGTGATACGGTGGCCAACGCTCCCTGTTCCACGTGGTTTGCATCTTCACATCCATTTTTGTCCTTACCACTGTAGTTGTGATTCCGTGACATGAGTGCAACGTTCCGGAGCACCTCCGGGATGTGTTGCCACCGCAACTCTTCGGACATTGCTGTTGGTGCGTGCGCACAAGTTGCAGTACTGTTCTAAAACAAGGAGACATGAACGAGAGGTAGAGGTTGAGGACACCATAGGGAAGGTGCGTGATCACAGTGCCGCTGAATTGCGCAATGCAAGAACcgataataatgaaaaagataTGGTTTAACGGCGTACACACCGCAACAGGCAGTTTCATCCTGGGTAAACAATCGATGGTGCTGCCATGTGCACACAGCAGAAATTTCCTCCCGGTATCAAGGCACATGCACGAGCATCGTTTACACCAGAATCTATCGGATTTGACGTTCGACGACACATAAACGTGGAAAGAGTTTTTGTTACACTTTGAAGACAAATGAACAATTCTGCGCGCCCTGCCTCCGAAAAGGTGACAAGTTAAATACAGCGGCATCGGCACTTGCAAAGGCGCGAagctcaaaaaaaattgaaacaCTTATATCGGGAGGAAACCCCGAAACTAACGGGGCCCCATTTACTCCCCTTCCTCAGTTGTATAGCGGAAAACCAAACATAAAAAAGTTGGCTTGTGAGGATGAGCATCCCTACCCCGTGTGTCTCCTCTTTACTAGAGGAACGCATTATGCTAGCTATGAAGTATATGTGtaccttccttctttgcctCAAGAATAGTGCACACCCCTGCACGTCGttaagaagagaaagataaTGTGCGGTGGTTTGAGTATAACAATTCAGGCCCCACGGGTATTTTACCACGAACAGTGAAAAGCGACTTACACACACTAAGTATTATTCTTTTACCTTTACTCACGTGAAGGAGGCTCACTATCTTATCCCGCTAGAGTAGGTGGAATCCAGAGGGAGTCAAAGGGGCGCAGCGGACATCCCTTCGCCTCGCAACTACGACCAAATGACCACCAATACCTCACCCAGCTGATCACCGAGCGCCGATGTGGGACGAACTTAAAACGCGGTTCATCCACAGGCCGTCACCAAGGTGATGAATGTTTTCAATCCCCGGACCGTTATTAACTCTCTCTATTTCCTCTGATGACATCAGCATGCGACCAACGGCAATCGCATGCTCCTTTTGTTCGACGTGGATGGCTACGATAGCTCCAGCAGCCAGTCCTGGTGTTATGTACCCGCCCTCCGATGTGAGACCAGGGCACATAACATTAGCCCCTGAAACAACATACTTGCAGCCACCAATATCTACCTGTTGTCGGggcaaaataaaaggatACTTGTGCAACAACTTCAGATGGGGAATGTAGGGACTGTTATGATGCCTGAAGAATAGTACTTCTGGCTGCGAACTGACCAGTGTAACGCAGTGCACCTGGTCGTGGCAGCGTACCAACATGATATCCGCCTTCTTCGGCATGATATCCTCCCAGAAGTCTGCAAGCAGCGGGTACTGTTCAGTGAGTTCTCCGCGGATTTGAGACTGCTCTTTGTTGCTAATGTTGGCTATTTGTGCCACATTCTGCAATGTGAACTTCTTAAAGAGGTCGGCGGAAGACAAGTGGCGGTTCTCCTGTTGCATACCtcgttctcttcttttcggTGGCTGCGCGCTAAAGGTACTTACTAGGTATTCGGTGACGGGATGAAGGTGCGCTCAGAGTACAGTATGCAGCGGCAAAGGCAGGTACACAAGAACAGAACCGGCAGAAACAGGGGGGAAGTAGCGATGGCGTAATAGTGTTGACAGCAAACGTGAGTCCTTAGAGAATTAAagctccccctccccccgaGGGAGGGAATGCCGGGACTTTTGCGCTTATTTATCACACGCTCCGCCAGGGTAGTGTTAACAACAATTTACAAGACAGCACTTGATATTGTCGAACCCTCTTCCTGATCTTCCTCCAACAGTAGTCGCAGTTCCTTTTGTGTCTCGAGCAACATCATCGACGAAGGTTGTATCTGCGACGAAATCTCGTGGATATCCGATTCACTATTGTCCCTACTTGCACACTTGTGCTTTGGCAGTAGGCGCACCATTACAGGGCGTCCACATTTTTCACAGTTGACGAAGCGGTGGTCGCACTCTGCCTCGTGGTCGCTCAgtgaggaagggggaaagcgCTGATTGCAGTGTCGACATGAACACTCCTTGCCATTTGTCGCAGCGCTCGACCCCAGTGGCGCGACGGACGAGGACGAGGAGCACTGTTGTTGCcgcagttgctgctgctttatCATAAACTCTTTGTTTAACCGCTCGGTCACTGTTACCACCTGGGAGTCTAACATCTGCTGcgcttcctccttccacttGGCGAGAAACGTCTTGACCTCCTGAAGTTcctgctccttctccttcgaAACAGAGTCACACAGATTGTTCATCCACTGTCCTACGCCTTGGACAATCGCCTTGGTTTCGTCCACATTAGACTTCATTGCATTGCTAAGAGATGAATGCACAGCTTCACAAGACATGGTTATTTGCCTCTGGGCAGCTTCTACCTCCGCCCGAAGCTTCTCTATGGCACCAACTGCTAGAACAACCTCTGGTTGAGCAGGCTCCTCACTCTTTCGGGGAGTGTGATGAAGGGACGGGGTTTTGGACAATCGtaccctcctttcttcaccTTGTAGACACAGCAATGACTCCCGCTCCGCACAACAGGAAGTGGTATTACTAACGCTCAATCCACTGCAACTTTGACTATGTCGGCGCAGTTGATCGTTTGGTGCGTCCAAGAGGACTTCTGTTCGGGTTTGTTTCAACATTTTCCCAAAATTGTGGCCTCTCTGCAAGTCGTTTCTATCGGCTCCTTCCCGTTGCCTTTGGTGTGCCGGCGGTGAGGAGATACCGTTATCGGCTCGTTTTCCTGCTTTCATCCCTCCCTGTTTATGCTGCGCTGCcgcaagaagagaaacatttTCCTGAAAGAGCGTGCGCTCGTCCCGGAGCTCCTTCTCCAGACATCGCACCTTCGACTCCGCTTGTAAGGCTCGGGACTCTAAAGTCCGACACGTTACTTTGAGAGCATCACGCTCCTCCCGCAGCCTCGACTGTTCCCTACGTGACGCCTCCAGCTTCTCTTCCAGCCTCCCCATACTATTTGAACTGATTCGCTTAGCGGCGTCGCAGGTTCGCTTTTCGAGTAGCTCACCTTTCATTACAGATTGTGACCACAGGACAAACTGCAAAGAAAGCTGTAGGAGACTCAGCAGCTGATGCATATCTGTTTCGCTTGTATTCGCAACCACCGCGGTGCTAACATCACACTCGGCAACAAGTGAAATCAGGTTCTTCATCAACTGCAAATCTGGTGCAACAGTATGATGGGCAGCAACGTTGACGCTGCGTAGATGTGCCCATGGTATGTCGCGCGTCCCAGCTATGTAGCGAAAAGCTCGAAGCTGCTCTTTCACACTCATGAATGCAGTAATATCGCTAATAGGCAAGTATCTGTAGCCCCGCAAATCAGTGGACACACTCTCAAGGCGGCTATGTCAGTCTCCCGAATACCACTAAACGACTGCCACAATACTATGTCTTGATAGAGAAATAGAAGAACTACACATTTAAAGAATGCACTGCGATTTGCGCACGGAGCAGTAGCCCAATAGAACCAGATACACGGAATAATGGGGAGGCTACAAGGGGTTCACGGTGGACTGAGCAAACCCCTTTAGCAAACATAAGTTGCTACCAGAGTGATCTATTCCACCCACTCACACACGCGgtgcaaaaaacaaaaaacgtcATCGTAATCCCGGCACCACCAAGCAAAGGGACAAAACACTCTGATCTTCGTGTAgagctttttctttttacctcaCACAACGAGTAAGCAAAGCGTACAACCATGGAAAGAGCGGTTCTCACCCTAAACCAGGCCGTCACATAGCTGGTCCCCGCACACACAGATATATGTGTTTTAATATAGTGTCAAAAACACTTGAGAGGGAGAAAGGGTTgaggacaaaaaaattgttgGAAGGACATCCAATAAAAGGGAACATAACCGAGTAAACGAAGCCAGCGAGAAAAACAACATGGGACGCAACTGAACGTCTAATAGAAAGAACCACCAACTCGGGTTGcaatggggggggggctttCGAGACGTTGGCGGCCCCTCAGCACCCATCGGGAGTCACGGTACAAAAAGCAACGCTCaagaagggaagaacaaCTCTGCACCTCGTTCTCGGATTTTCCAACGTTGCAAGAGTGCACGCCGCCACCTTGAGAGCAACCATCCGCGATGTTCAGCCCATCAACCGTCAGACATGGATGCTATAAAGTTCGCTTTAGCGCGGCCTCCTTATTTGCGATCCACGCTAACAGATCATCCGCAATTTGCGTCGGGTTCAGGGGGAACCGGTGAGCAACGGTCATCTCACTGATTGATGCTGCAATGCGCTGCTTCCACTGGGGTATATGGGTTGCGCAAATTTGTTCAAACTCCTTTACACAAGCGCGTAACTCAGTTAGGTCACTGGAGCCCCCATCCCCAATTCCAGCGTGAATGGCTTGTTCTATGTTCATTTGAGCAGTAATAGCAGCCTGAGTTATTACAGTACTTAACACACTGCGAGTAACAGACACTTGTAGCACCGCCAATAGTTTTGGAATAGTTCCGATGATGAAATCCATTGCGGCAATCAGCCCTCCATTTTCTACATTTACTTCGTCACCACTAAAAACCGTCCCCACTCCTGATTCTACACTATGGGAAACCGTACCCTGGCGGACTGCGACGAGCCGCTTCCAGTGATTTACGTCGGCTGTTGGTTTTAGCCGTTCTTCCACCTCCCTCATGAACGACGGGAGCAGCCTCCCGATACCATTCTGTACCTCCTTCGCGAAAAGGGACGACGATGAGTCGAGGAGTTGTGGCTCCCCTAGCTTCTTTCGTCTGTGTAGTCCGCCGTAGTCACCTGGCCAAGCAAGCACAAATTGCTGTTCCACACATGAGAGAATAATGGGCATGACAGCACACGATGTTACATACACTGCAAGTTTCATCATTGCGTTACCTTCTACTGACGCCAAATGGCCTTGCATCACGCCCGCTACGGTGCGGAACAGTACGGAGAGGTACTTCAGCAACATCTCATCCACGTTATTGAACTCGGACTGCCGCGCCACGGCTCCGTTGTTCACCTCAATTATAGAGTGGCAGCGCGCCAAGAACCGAAGCGCCGTTTCACCAATTTTTGGGACGAGCAGAGCATATGGGAGTACGACTTCCCCAGCACTGAGGTCGCCAGAAGGGATGAAAAGTTCGATATCTTTGTAGCGGTCAAACGAGAACCGCTTGACGTATGCGTTATATTCCTCGTCCGTTCCCACAGATATTGGCTGCAACGTGTCATTAGACACAATCTGTGATGCTTCCACACAGGCTTCCTGCAGCCATGTACTAATAATACTGTCGCTCATAACTTCCAACATACGTGAAACGATGACGGGACTTAGACGGACACTGACAACGGAGTCGACAGCGATATTGACGAAACGTCGTAGCAAACGAAACACATCTACCACGTGCTCTGTGTAGTCGGGATCATTTGCCAGCGCTGATGTAACGCAACGTGCTCGCTCAGCTATGGCATGCGAAATTTGATCCCACATGCAAAGTACCTCCGCCGTTGACTGCATGTGTGGATCCGTAACGTGATATACAATGTCCTCAATAAGAATAAAGCCAAGGGCAGTGGCGCAATATGTGTTTAAATCCTCAACAAGTGCTTTTCCGCTAACCCCCTCCGTATGCAGAGGTGTGTCGTAAAGGTCGAGCTTCGCTTGTTGCGCGCGGCAATCTATGTAATAGTTTCGATAATACGCTCCACACCGAAGTTCCTCAAATACTTCCTGCATGGCGGCCCCTCGTAGCACCTTCGAAATACCCTCGGCTTCAGCGAATGGAGCCCGTCTAATGAACGCTGATGTACAGCTTAGCTCCACCCACCACTCACCCTCATCTGTCATGTGTAATTCCTTTTCTACAGATCCGGGGTCCACGGTACCCCTCCATGTCATTGCAGCCGTGCCAATGGGCAGCGACATTTCACGCAGAAGTTTCAGCCACGCGTTGAGGTGCTGAATCGCACATGTAAAGATCTCATGCGCTATCTGAGGTACACGCTGATTTATAACATAGTCACCTAAAGTATACTCAATTAGTGGTGTTGCCATCTGAAGGAGCTGCTTAAGTGAAACAACGGCACCGAGAAGCTGCTGCTGGCGGAGGCGCGCTTCAGTTGTTTCCAGATGCTCAGCAACCTCAAGAGCCCCATGCAGGAGCAGACGTACGCGCGCCACGTTATCCTTCACACGACGGGAGAGAGTGAGTTCTGCAGCCGCGACCTTCATGTCCATCGCGGAAGAACGGACAAGCTCAATGGCACCGCTGAGTTCCTGCCCAACTAGCTTAGCATCATCCTCAGAAATCGAAGTGCACTGACGTGCCGCCTGCAGAAACACCGGATAGTGACGTTCACAGAGCTTCTCTACCTGACCTTTATTCTCGTTAATGAAGGTCGCTATGTCTTCCAACAGAACATCTTCCTCATTCCTAATATACGCATTCTTCAAGGTGCTATAATCGGTAAACTCTCCATCGACAATTGATGTCACCGCCAGGTACCGTGACGGGGCTTTTTGAAACAAGCTACTCTGTTCCCCGTCGCGCTGCCGAGAGAGAGCGGCCCGCTGTTGTTGCCCCTGTCCCCACACAGGGCCCccgtcctcttcttcctcttcttcctcctcttcactctCCCCACTGTCGGGATCTTTTGAGGTAACAGCTTTTTCATCAGCATATAACTCCCGCATACTCACTGATTGTATTTCATCTTTAGCAAGTTGCTCCGCGCGTAACCGCGCGTCGCATGTGAGTTCCATTAGACGTTGCTCGACTTCCCGCAAATCCACAAAGGCCGTTCCGAATAACATCACAGAACGGAAATCATCGCCAGATGCATTCTTCCCGTTGACTACGGCGCCTCCAGCACCATTTTCCGTTTCCTCAAAGTTGGTATCCGATTCAATAAGCAAGACGTTGTCCCGAAGGGATGCAGTTAAGCGGATATTGGGCCACCGTGCATAGAAACGCATTCCCTTGACCTTTAGTAGGTAGAGATAAAACGGTGTTGCAGCAAGCAgcaccttcttcttccttccatgTCTGTGGATACGTAATGGCCCTTCCGTATGGTACACGAGGTGGGGACTGTCGTCCATGCTACGCAGAATAACCTGTAGCCGCTCATTGCGCTCAAGGTCCTCTATCCGCCCCATTTCTTCCAACTAAGGGTTttcaacacaaacacgagCGACCCTGTTCAAAGGAGGGCAAGGTGTGAGAAGAAAATTTACGAAGGTAGGGTCACATAGCCCCTGAACCAAAACAAagtagaagcaaaaataatgaagtatcttttttttctatgttGTACCACAATCATCACCGTGGTGCTGGATCACATAGCGGTCCTCTATGTATAAGGTTGATCTCCCCCAGGAATTTGCCCAGTGATGCCATTATTAATCTACACTGGTGCCCAGCCGTTGCTCGCTACCTGCACCACGTCCTTTTGATTTCCATACCACCAGGGAAATAGGGGTCATCCACTAGCCTGTACAGCAGCACCGAGTCTTCTGTTTGCGCCGCACCTCCGCCGCGGGATGTTGTTCCGTTTCTGCATTTCTCTGATTTGCAGGAGAAACACTAGGCTCCACACCTACTGAAGGTGAAGATGGCGGTGGTGCACGAGTGATGGAAGGATTCAAATCGCCCCTGATATCAATAACGGCATCGGGGCCCTTTGAACGCTGAGTACAGCTGTCAGAAACGCTCATGGCAAGTGGACCGTCCTCAGTCAGCCCATCAGGAGCACTGACTCGGCGTGTTCGTAGAGCCGCAGAGTCCTTTGAACGTGTTGTGCGAGTGGACGAATGACTTCCTCTGCGCCTGCTACCCCGATGCTTGCCGTCAGAAGCTTTTGACCGCTGCGCCTTTGGTCGCGGCGCTCCTGACGCATGAGAGGGGCTGCGTGAGGGTCCCTCAACTAAGCTGTCAGGGGCAGTTGGCCGAGGTCCCTTAACTTCTGAATTATATACGTTTTGAGCGATATCAGCGGTGTGACCATACGGTTCCGTCGAAGATGAGACATGGGCACCTACATTATCTGGTCCGCCATGTTCCCCAGAGGACCAACGCCAACTGTTTCGCAGAAGACTTTTAAACTCATTGGGTTCAACAACTAGTGAAGTTCGCAGATACCAAGGCGCAGTGCTCAGTGCAGTGGGTTGGGGGTTCGCAGTTTCATGCCCTAACATCTGAGATGCTAATTTGCGGCACCGCTCACTTTGTTGATTTAACATCAACCCCGACTTCATTGGATAGTCCACATTATCCATATTTGTGTCGTGCCCCGTACCACTAGTGTTGGTTCCTGGTATAGGGTTTGTTACATGCACCCGTATAGGGGGGCCAGCTGCCGCTTTTCCGTTCTTTGCGGAACAAATGCCATGCAGGTCTATAAAGACGCAGGCGGAGGCACCGCGTGGTTGTTCCGCGGTTGTAGCGGCGTTAAGGGGCTCTGTGGGACTACTCTCCGCTGCACTTGACACACTCATTACGGAAGGTGCAGCACTCCCAACATTCCTCTGCTCCTTTGttccctccctctccctttcttcgtTCCGCGCTTgatctttttgttcttgttgctCGCCGGGCGCCGGTTTCGTATCAACCTTCGAATCACCTTCGTCTCTCTCTGTTTCACCCACCTTCATCAAGGGACGTGGCTCCCTGGGGGATCGAGGGGAGGACATACTTGACAAAGTCCCACTGAGACAAACGGGGCTTGAGACACCACATGACAAAGGGGCTTGTTCGTTCTCCTGTGCTCGATTGGAGTGTGTGTCATCGGATTCAACGGTTTGACCTGGGGCAATGCTTTCTACCTCCGTCCCTGGTTCCGTCTGTACACCGGTGTTACAAACAAAGGATTGCCGTCTACTGGTCCCGATTCCCAACTGCTGCCGCTGTGCGGCCTCCTCCAGTAGCGACCTTAATGCCTCTTGAACGGGTGATGGGACCGTGTAAGGCAGGGAGGGAGAGTATAAAGGCTGGAAACGCATAACGGGAGGCGATGGGTAACTCGCGGTCCCCATAGAGCGCTCGGGTGCCGGAAAAGTAATTTTAAGGGCACCCGAGCGCGGGGTCTCTGCTCCCTTTGAGGAAGGAACATACACGCAAACACGATTCATGCCATTCACCACTTCCACTGGCTCGCAAGTGACAAATTCGTCAAGGTTATTTTTCTCCGAGTTCCCTGAGTTACTGCTTCCAGCCGCCGATAATGGAGTACTTTCATTTTCGTTGCCCCTTTCATTTGGTGGAAATGGCGAACGCAGCATACGGCTGCGTGGCGTGGCATTCATATGGTTTTGCGTTGTCCTAATTTCTCTCTCAAACATTGGAAACTCAACAGGAGGCGATCGTATTCCCGTGCTCAGCTGGCGCCTTCTTCCAACACCGCTTTGCATGAGAGAAGACGTACAGCAGGAAACCGACGACCCACGTCTCACCAAGTCCTCATCATTGCCGTAGGGTGCTCTAATATCTTGACTCTTAGGCCCTTGCATACTCATAATGGACGACATTCGGTCATGAGTGCCCACTCCCTCGAACTGCTTCCCACGATACCGTTGCATCACTCATGCGGTGGCCTTTACCCTACGATTTGTTAGCTTTCAAGCATTTTTATGTGTTTCACGGAGGAAGCGGAGTGGATTATGTTCCGGAGTTCACACAGCCAAGAAAATTGCGGTTTCACCACGAGCGCAAAGCTCATGAGTACAAAGATGCTGAAGGGAAAACACCAATATATAACTAACGAAAAGCAGTAAAGGGGACCGAGGGGGGGGTGTGCGGCGAGctgaaaacatcaaaaagaaaacacatggCTGGTCGGAGGAAGGCGGCGGAGAGCACCGCAACCTTTTGCCGCTCGCGAGAGTCTGACAAACAAAGGGagcaataaagaaaaaaacagaaaaggaggaaaggtgGAGAACATGGGAGAAG
Proteins encoded in this window:
- a CDS encoding acidocalcisomal pyrophosphatase codes for the protein MNNTHGVDSRSDRTSPQDLASAEVAGLPVSALHGTNISTGRGSEADVAEPIQEAVDRKVSELDLAAYDKDDFTQPMIKKIMSRLFSAFDVTHLGYLTPDKVEEVCRYLGRNMSDGDVKAMKAEINAIDGHVTFEKFWAWWCSHPVHSRTKCFSMVSADFSMPYHQQQLVVHEKGEMYTPSYRVLYFFRDLETGRERQVSPWHDIPLYVRDLVRTKPEATPMNRYNFICEIPKWTRAKFEIATGESFNPIKQDIKNGVPRFYKHGDMMWNYGAFPQTWESTEVLFEAGVTGDNDPVDAVEIGMTQFKVGQVSAVKVLGVLGMIDEGEMDWKVVCISHSDPICHFLRDIHDVPKFLPGCLDAIREWFRVYKICQGGEASHFAFDGEFKDKEYAMKVIDESHNMWHNLLKVNKRGEL